From the Maioricimonas rarisocia genome, one window contains:
- a CDS encoding STAS domain-containing protein, protein MSGLDQFNPTYFKCEVHDDVAVADFTAARITEEDNVELLGQDLFALVEKMNFRKVIVGLQAVEYVTSSVVGKLITLHRKLVRNEGVLIIYGIHGTLFEILDASQLTRYFNTVDDLNDAFNAVG, encoded by the coding sequence ATGAGTGGCCTGGATCAGTTCAACCCCACGTATTTCAAGTGCGAAGTCCACGACGATGTTGCGGTCGCCGATTTCACGGCCGCACGCATCACCGAGGAAGACAATGTCGAACTGCTGGGACAGGACCTGTTTGCCCTCGTCGAGAAGATGAACTTCCGCAAGGTCATCGTCGGCCTGCAGGCCGTCGAGTACGTCACCAGTTCCGTCGTCGGCAAGCTGATCACGTTGCACCGCAAACTCGTGCGGAACGAGGGCGTGCTGATCATCTACGGAATCCACGGCACGCTGTTCGAAATCCTCGACGCCAGCCAGTTGACCCGGTACTTCAATACCGTCGATGACCTCAACGACGCGTTTAACGCCGTCGGCTGA
- the mtaB gene encoding tRNA (N(6)-L-threonylcarbamoyladenosine(37)-C(2))-methylthiotransferase MtaB yields MVAQPTCRLVTLGCKVNQYETQLVKEALEQNGYREAADGETADLCVVNTCTVTSEGDSKSRKTIRQLARQNPGTRTIVMGCYATRDPSTVSELPGVFEVVTDKRELPDVLGRQGVHDMPGGISYFEGRKRAYVKVQDGCILKCTYCIIPQVRPGLRSRTPQEIEDEVRRLIDNGYKEIVIAGIHVGHYGVDTTRGKSGRKPYRLWHLFRQLDRIPGDWRMRLSSVECNEVNDDFISAAADCEHLCPQFHPALQSGSETVLRRMRRRYSVKRFLERLEQFRERIPQVAFTTDVIVGFPGETDEEFEETMDTCREAQFLKIHVFPFSPRKSTPAATFEDQVSPEVRRERCQRLAHLERELAQRYYEAHVNGTLEVLVERTSERNAGWVRGTDRHYIPVEFPGTQDDVGHFVRVRGTVPHREFLEATR; encoded by the coding sequence ATGGTCGCTCAACCCACATGCCGGCTCGTGACGCTCGGCTGCAAGGTCAACCAGTACGAGACGCAACTCGTCAAGGAAGCCCTCGAACAGAACGGCTACCGCGAAGCGGCCGACGGGGAAACTGCCGACCTGTGCGTCGTGAATACCTGCACCGTCACCTCCGAGGGTGACTCGAAGTCGCGCAAGACGATCCGTCAGCTGGCCAGGCAGAATCCCGGCACGCGGACCATCGTCATGGGCTGCTACGCCACGCGCGACCCGTCGACGGTCAGCGAACTGCCCGGCGTCTTTGAAGTTGTCACCGATAAACGCGAACTCCCCGACGTGCTGGGCCGCCAGGGCGTGCACGACATGCCGGGCGGCATCAGCTACTTCGAGGGTCGCAAGCGGGCCTACGTGAAGGTCCAGGACGGCTGCATCCTCAAGTGCACCTACTGCATTATCCCGCAGGTCCGTCCCGGACTGCGCAGCCGCACGCCCCAGGAGATCGAAGACGAAGTCCGCCGGCTGATCGACAACGGCTACAAGGAAATCGTCATCGCCGGCATTCATGTCGGTCACTACGGTGTCGACACGACGCGCGGCAAGTCGGGTCGCAAGCCGTACCGCCTGTGGCATCTGTTCCGGCAGCTCGACAGGATCCCCGGCGACTGGCGGATGCGGCTCTCGAGCGTTGAATGCAACGAGGTCAACGACGACTTCATCAGCGCGGCGGCCGACTGCGAACACCTCTGCCCGCAGTTTCACCCCGCTCTGCAGAGCGGTTCGGAAACCGTCCTCAGGCGGATGCGGCGGCGGTACTCGGTGAAACGCTTCCTGGAGCGGCTCGAACAGTTCCGCGAACGGATCCCGCAGGTTGCCTTCACGACGGATGTGATTGTCGGCTTTCCCGGCGAGACCGACGAGGAATTCGAGGAGACGATGGACACCTGCCGCGAGGCGCAGTTCTTGAAGATTCACGTCTTCCCGTTCAGCCCTCGCAAGAGCACACCCGCCGCAACCTTCGAGGACCAGGTTTCTCCCGAAGTCCGCCGCGAACGCTGCCAGCGGCTGGCCCATCTGGAACGTGAGCTGGCACAGCGGTATTATGAAGCCCACGTGAACGGGACGCTCGAAGTTCTCGTCGAACGCACTTCGGAGCGGAACGCGGGTTGGGTACGGGGAACGGACCGACATTACATCCCGGTCGAGTTCCCTGGTACGCAGGACGATGTGGGCCACTTCGTCCGCGTCCGCGGAACCGTCCCTCACCGGGAATTCCTGGAAGCAACTCGATGA